A single window of Plasmodium reichenowi strain SY57 chromosome 12, whole genome shotgun sequence DNA harbors:
- a CDS encoding acidic basic repeat antigen, whose protein sequence is MMNMKIVLFSLLLLVIRCNIISCNKNEKSQGVDMNVLNNYENLFKIVKCEYCHEHTYVKGKKPYSDPQCAAIKEECKELLKKKEYTDSVTYIMDGFKSANSLENNDKKNNAEEMKNLVNFLQSHKKLIKGLKKNIESIQNKKYLVYKNKSYNPLLLTFVKKMNMLKENVDYIQKNQNLFKELMDQKSNSSFVDTKKKIISLKSQGHKKETSQNQNENKDNQKYQEVNDEEEVNDEEDINDEEDVNDEEDINDEEDVNDEEDVNDEEYLNDEEDHENNNGTAYELGSVPVNDVLNGNMKNMITGNNFMDVVKSTLAQTGGLGSNDLSNFLNQGKEIGENLLNITKMNLGDMNNLESFPLDQLNILKDNLISYEFILENLKTSVLNKLKDLLLRLLYKAYVSYKKRKAQEKGLPEPTVTNEEYVEELKKGILDMGIKLLFSKVKSLLSKLKNKIFPKKKEQNQAVDTKNPGETKVKAQPALRGGEPTEDSNIMNSINNVMDEIDFFEKELIENNNTPNVVPPTQSKKNKNVTVSGMSENFDNHPENYFKEEYYYDENDDMEVKVKKIGVTLKKFEPLKNGNLSETIKFVHLGNKDKKHIEAINNDIQVIKQELQAIYNELMNYTNGNKNVQQLFQQNTLENEVLNQETEEEMEKQVEAINKQIEAEVDALAPKNKEEKEKEKEEEEEIVPENFTTEESK, encoded by the coding sequence atGATGAACATGAAAATTGTTTTATTCAGTTTGTTGCTCCTTGTCATAAGATGCAATATCATTAGTTGTAATAAAAACGAAAAGAGCCAAGGTGTTGATATGAATGTTTtgaataattatgaaaatttatttaaaatagTTAAATGTGAATATTGTCATGAACATACTTATGTTAAAGGTAAGAAGCCTTACTCAGATCCTCAATGTGCTGctataaaagaagaatgCAAAGAATTActtaagaaaaaagaatacACAGATTCagttacatatataatggATGGTTTTAAATCAGCAAATAGtttagaaaataatgataaaaaaaataacgctgaagaaatgaaaaatttaGTAAATTTCTTACAATCTCATAAGAAATTAATTAAAGgattaaaaaagaatattgaaagtatacaaaataagaaatacttagtttataaaaataaatcatataatcCATTATTACTTACttttgttaaaaaaatgaatatgttaaaagaaaatgttGACTATATTCAAAAGAATCAAAACttatttaaagaattaatGGATCAAAAATCTAACTCTTCTTTTGTTGataccaaaaaaaaaatcatttCTTTAAAATCACAAGGtcataaaaaagaaacctcacaaaatcaaaatgaaaataagGACAATCAAAAATATCAAGAAGTtaatgatgaagaagaagttaatgatgaagaagatattaatgatgaagaagatgttaatgatgaagaagatattaatgatgaagaagatgttaatgatgaagaagatgtaaatgatgaagaatatttaaatgatgaagaagatcatgaaaataataatggtaCAGCATACGAATTAGGTAGTGTCCCAGTTAATGATGTATTAAATGgtaatatgaaaaatatgataacaggaaataattttatggATGTTGTTAAAAGTACTTTAGCTCAAACAGGTGGATTAGGAAGTAATGATTTAAGTAATTTCTTAAATCAAGGTAAAGAAATAGGagaaaatttattaaacaTAACAAAGATGAACTTGGGAGATATGAATAATCTTGAAAGTTTCCCTTTAGATCAATTAAATATCTTAAAAGATAATTTAATATCCTATGAATTCATATTAGAAAATTTGAAAACAAGtgttttaaataaattaaaagatttattattaagaTTATTATACAAAGCATATGTATCATATAAGAAAAGAAAGGCTCAAGAAAAAGGATTACCAGAACCTACTGTTACTAATGAAGAATATGTTGAAGAATTAAAGAAAGGTATTCTAGATATGGgtattaaattattatttagtAAAGTTAAAAGCttattatcaaaattaaaaaataaaatattccctaagaaaaaagaacaaaatcAAGCAGTAGATACAAAAAATCCAGGAGAAACTAAAGTTAAAGCACAACCAGCTCTTAGAGGTGGTGAACCAACTGAAGATTCTAATATTATGAACAGTATTAATAATGTTATGGATGAAATTGATTTCTTtgaaaaagaattaatcgaaaataataatacacCTAATGTTGTACCACCAACTcaatcaaaaaaaaacaaaaatgtaACTGTATCAGGTATGAGTGAAAATTTTGATAATCATCCtgaaaattattttaaagaagaatattattatgatgaaaatgatgatatgGAAGTTAAAGTTAAAAAAATCGGTGTcacattaaaaaaatttgaaCCACTTAAAAATGGAAATCTTAGTGAAACCATTAAATTTGTTCATTTAGgaaataaagataaaaaacACATAGAAGCTATAAACAACGATATTCAAGTTATTAAACAAGAATTACAAGCTATTTATAATGAACTTATGAACTATACAAATGGAAACAAAAACGTTCAACAACTATTTCAACAAAATACTCTAGAAAATGAAGTTCTTAATCAAGAAACAGAGGAAGAAATGGAAAAACAAGTTGAAGCCATCAACAAGCAAATAGAAGCTGAAGTGGATGCACTCGCACCAAAAAATaaggaagaaaaagaaaaagaaaaagaagaagagGAAGAAATAGTACCAGAAAATTTTACAACTGAAGaatcaaaataa